In one window of Lampris incognitus isolate fLamInc1 chromosome 3, fLamInc1.hap2, whole genome shotgun sequence DNA:
- the LOC130110641 gene encoding uncharacterized protein LOC130110641, protein MCANWGDNEVRELLTLRAEDEISRHITGTVKDGPLLERLAKQLQERGFARDKAQVTSKLKSLRKKFHQVNDHNGKSGTGRLEWPYFDLCYSIWGTGHSANPAARLSNMEESTPAETDPAASPSSADTGDPSGLDTDASSKNGESAPCDRSEYLPSQKRRKLTKGRVVTKEIKDLLLAMDREDEERDRLRVSLYTSMLRMERRRAYEEQLRRDAQEAEREAREADRRERAEQMNVFGNMFRDIQREMQGQTSLLRDLIARMPVPALPQHPLPVPHGATVEERVSENGSVL, encoded by the exons ATGTGCGCGAATTGGGGAGACAACGAGGTGCGGGAGCTCCTAACCCTCCGAGCAGAGGACGAGATCAGCCGCCATATAACAGGGACGGTGAAGGACGGCCCGTTACTGGAGCGGCTGGCCAAACAGCTCCAGGAGCGCGGCTTTGCCCGGGACAAGGCGCAGGTGACGAGCAAGCTGAAGAGCTTGCGCAAGAAATTCCACCAGGTCAACGACCACAATGGCAAGAGTGGCACCGGGCGGTTGGAATGGCCGTATTTCGACTTGTGCTATTCGATTTGGGGGACCGGCCACTCCGCTAACCCGGCTGCTCGACTGAGCAACATGGAGGAGTCAACTCCCGCTGAGACCGACCCCGCCGCGTCCCCCTCCAGTGCGGACACCGGAGACCCCAGCGGCTTGGACACGGACGCGAGCAGCAAAAACGGCGAATCTGCGCCTTGCGATCGATCAG AATACCTGCCGTCGCAGAAGAGGCGGAAATTGACGAAAGGCCGGGTTGTGACTAAAGAAATAAAGGACCTATTGCTGGCGATGGACCGCGAAGACGAGGAGAGGGACCGCCTGCGGGTCTCTCTGTACACGTCCATGCTCCGGATGGAGAGGCGAAGGGCCTATGAAGAGCAGTTGAGGAGAGACGCGCAGGAGGCGGAGAGAGAGGCGCGGGAGGCGGACCGACGGGAGCGGGCAGAGCAGATGAACGTCTTCGGCAACATGTTTCGAGACATCCAGCGTGAGATGCAGGGTCAGACCTCACTCCTGCGGGACCTGATCGCACGCATGCCGGTTCCTGCGCTACCGCAGCACCCACTTCCCGTACCGCATGGCGCCACGGTTGAAGAAAGAGTGTCGGAAAACGGTTCGGTGCTGTGA
- the dnai4 gene encoding dynein axonemal intermediate chain 4 produces MSTAAANVKKRTLKRAPSSRAINDSTTGVSRTHHGTTRSRIAASSGSRESSFLAVVSKVTDKNYTQTPRQVVQVFDENGKDRTPLALYQLDPTVVQTTHHRIFASETSGGTSSNLFSALCQTTHGSFPGPFSRPIFGSSTISISSQSTMESVNEENEDPSAKRDIATCPTDVQVRKEEVEEQVREDMLDNVVDCIISETETLSLLDLPNVFVSADADDAEAIRKRNSTYSEVCKNRMGNDKYVERWTQTFNGAPKSKGVQADCIVMVDAASTATTWDMYDSFFGAEHDEPELNPVPEKVCHTEAIMDTIRCVDKTMSLVSTATEGSISSTRTEVDTFMIQVDDVPDPGLILLSEKFQHSLLVIERTILENIFQPKLAAYRQLPILQDPYSVMKPEVVEEKEKDMKSSLTPALEHLWAFSCELTAGRNISCMAWNKINPDILAVGYGEFDFKHQKSGLVCCWSFKNPMWPERVYHFESSVSALDFSACNASQLAVGMHDGSIAIYNVQSQERTPLIRSEWTHKDVGSILQVKWIEIEMNLPGVYRGEALISISTNGRIRKWYLHKNLECIDLMKLTRITHEKTEKQAREKKREPKALTSTRTAGLCFDFHPTDSNIYLAGTQEGLIHMCSCSINEQFLETYRGHKGPVFRITWCPFCPDVFLSCSSDWTIQLWVKDLFTPILGFTSNQKAVYDIMWSPKCATVFGVVNEEQVEIWDLGSSILDPIIVSPARPGVRLTSLLFTMQTDCIEVGDSEGQVYVYLLKNLTVGKGNQVDTLEDIITSALGRQL; encoded by the exons ATGTCTAccgccgccgcaaatgtgaagaAACGGACCCTGAAGCGTGCGCC ATCTTCCCGAGCAATAAATGATTCGACGACCGGCGTATCTCGGACCCACCACGGTACAACACGCTCAAGAATCGCTGCAAGCTCCGGAAGTCGAGAAAGTTCATTTCTGGCTGTTGTCAGCAAAGTTACTGACAAAAATTACACCCAAACACCCAGACAAGTTGTCCAG GTGTTTGATGAAAATGGCAAAGATCGTACCCCCCTGGCCCTCTACCAGCTAGACCCCACTGTCGTGCAGACCACACACCACAGGATCTTTGCCAGTGAGACCTCGGGTGGCACATCATCAAATTTGTTTTCCGCCTTGTGCCAGACAACCCATGGGAGCTTTCCTGGGCCCTTTAGCAG GCCAATTTTTGGTAGCAGCACAATATCCATATCCAGCCAATCTACCATGGAGTCAGTTAATGAGGAGAATGAGGATCCATCCGCTAAACGGGACATTGCTACTTGCCCCACAG ATGTGCAGgtgaggaaagaggaggtggaggagcaggtgagagaggacatgttgGATAATGTGGTTGATTGCATCATTTCTGAGACAGAAACTCTTTCACTCCTGGACTTGCCCAATGTCTTTGTGTCAGCGGATGCCGATGATGCAGAAGCTATAAG GAAGAGAAACAGTACCTATTCTGAAGTTTGCAAGAATAGAATGGGCAACGATAAGTATGTGGAACGATGGACACAGACATTCAACGGGGCGCCAAAAAGCAAAGGGGTCCAGGCTGATTGCATTGTTATGGTGGATGCAG CCTCCACTGCTACCACTTGGGATATGTATGACTCTTTCTTTGGAGCTGAGCACGATGAGCCGGAACTAAACCCTGTCCCAGAGAAAGTTTGCCACACGGAGGCCATCATGGACACCATCAGATGCGTAGACAAGACCATGTCATTGGTCAGCACAGCCACAGAAG GTAGCATCTCAAGCACACGGACAGAGGTGGACACATTCATGATCCAGGTAGATGATGTGCCAGACCCGGGGCTGATTCTGCTGTCAGAAAAGTTCCAGCACAGCTTGTTAGTAATAGAAAGGACCATCCTGGAAAATATCTTTCAACCCAAGTTGGCTGCTTACAGACAGCTACCCATACTGCAAG ACCCATACAGTGTGATGAAGCCTGAGGTggtggaagagaaagagaaagacatgaagagctCTCTGACTCCAGCTCTAGAACATCTCTGGGCCTTTAGCTGTGAGCTCACCGCAGGACGCAACATCAGCTGTATGGCCTGGAACAAGATTAACCCG GACATCCTGGCTGTGGGCTATGGTGAGTTTGACTTCAAACATCAGAAATcaggcctggtctgctgctggtcCTTCAAAAACCCCATG TGGCCCGAGCGAGTCTACCACTTTGAGAGCTCAGTGTCTGCTCTCGACTTCTCAGCCTGTAATGCCAGTCAGTTGGCTGTGGGGATGCATGATGGCAGCATAGCTATCTACAATGTCCAGAGCCAAGAAAGGACGCCTTTGATAAGAAG TGAGTGGACCCATAAGGACGTCGGTTCAATACTGCAGGTGAAGTGGATTGAAATAGAGATGAACTTGCCAGGAGTGTATAGAGGAGAAGCTCTGATCTCCATATCGACAAATGGCCGGATTAGAAAGTGGTATTTGCACAAAAACCTTGAATGCATAG ACCTGATGAAGCTAACGAGGATAACACATGAAAAGACTgaaaagcaggccagagagaagaagagggagcCAAAGGCCTTAACATCAACACGGACTGCCGGGCTTTGTTTCGACTTCCATCCAACG GATTCCAACATCTATTTGGCTGGCACACAGGAAGGCCTCATCCATATGTGCTCTTGTTCCATTAATGAGCAGTTTCTGGAGACATACAGAGGACACAAG GGCCCTGTTTTCCGGATTACATGGTGTCCATTCTGCCCTGACGTGTTCCTGAGCTGCTCTTCTGATTGGACCATCCAGCTTTGGGTGAAGGACCTATTCACGCCCATATTAGGTTTCACCTCCAACCAGAAGGCAGTGTATGATATCATGTGGTCCCCAAAGTGTGCCACAGTGTTTGGAGTTGTAAATGAGGAACAAGTGGAGATCTGGGACCTGGGATCTAGCAT CCTTGACCCAATAATTGTGAGCCCTGCCCGTCCCGGAGTAAGGCTGACCTCCCTTCTGTTTACCATGCAGACAGACTGCATTGAGGTTGGGGACAGTGAAGGCCAGGTTTATGTTTATCTACTCAAGAACCTCACTGTTGGAAAGGGCAACCAG GTGGATACTTTGGAAGACATCATTACCTCCGCTCTTGGCAGACAGCTTTGA
- the insl5a gene encoding insulin-like 5a codes for MRALVVVSLLVCAVVCVSQVRAEVNAVKLCGREFLRAVVYTCGGSRWRRLLSESEIDGPGLPAGEQTSLQSLSSSLGSELARRDINTILTTVCCQVGCRKSDLTFLC; via the exons ATGCGTGCATTGGTGGTTGTGTCCCTGCTGGTgtgtgcagtggtgtgtgtgAGCCAGGTAAGGGCGGAGGTGAATGCAGTAAAACTGTGCGGTCGAGAGtttctgagggccgttgtctacACCTGTGGAGGCTCCCGCTGGAGAAGGCTCCTCAGTGAATCAGAGATTGATG GGCCGGGTTTGCCCGCAGGCGAGCAGACCAGTTTGCAGAGCTTGAGCAGCAGCCTGGGCAGCGAGCTGGCCAGACGGGACATCAACACCATACTGACCACAGTGTGCTGCCAGGTGGGCTGCAGAAAGAGCGACCTCACCTTCCTCTGCTGA